From Ailuropoda melanoleuca isolate Jingjing chromosome 8, ASM200744v2, whole genome shotgun sequence, a single genomic window includes:
- the BGLAP gene encoding osteocalcin, which translates to MRHVTVLALLALAALCLAGPAGAKPSGVESHRGAAFVSRREGSEVVRRPRRYLDSGLGAPAPYPDPLEPKREVCELNPNCDELADHIGFQDAYRRFYGPV; encoded by the exons ATGAGACACGTGACAGTTCTCGCCCTGCTGGCCCTGGCCGCGctctgcctggctggcccagcag GTGCAAAGCCCAGCGGTGTGGAGTCCCACAGAGGTGCAG CCTTCGTGTCCAGGCGGGAGGGCAGCGAGGTGGTGAGGAGGCCCCGACGCTACCTGGACTCCGGGCTGGG GGCCCCAGCCCCCTACCCGGATCCCCTGGAGCCCAAGAGGGAAGTATGTGAGCTCAACCCCAACTGCGACGAGCTGGCGGACCACATCGGCTTCCAGGACGCCTACCGGCGCTTCTACGGCCCCGTCTAG